From the Penicillium oxalicum strain HP7-1 chromosome V, whole genome shotgun sequence genome, one window contains:
- a CDS encoding UDP-N-acetylglucosamine transferase subunit alg14, which yields MALTWEAIGALFMAAFCYGVATCLFFLALYKTILVSLVISQKAKLPKVRRKGTPVHLLIVLGSGGHTAEMMAILERSLDISVYTYRTYVVSSGDVLSAQKAVDLETSMAKRNGIEKRNHGYSIVSIPRARRVHQSYLTAPFSTLHCFWNCLLVLSGRHSEQKQLPAQYESYRPDIIIANGPAVAVCMIIAAKCIRFYTFCSRWVAKRGSDAQVPRLRTIYIESWARVERLSVSGRILLPIADQFLVQWAPLAGLRAWWGMKPTVFCGWVVL from the exons tttttccttgct CTATATAAGACCATTCTTGTCTCTTTGGTGATATCGCAGAAGGCCAAGCTCCCCAAGGTTCGCAGAAAGGGAACCCCCGTACACCTTCTCATTGTTCTTGGTAGCGGTGGGCATACCGCTGAAATGATGGCCATTCTTGAGAGGTCTCTCGATATCTCTGTCTACACATACCGCACCTACGTAGTAAGCTCCGGCGATGTTCTCAGCGCTCAGAAGGCAGTGGATCTTGAGACATCGATGGCCAAACGGAATGGCATCGAGAAGAGGAATCACGGCTACTCTATCGTCTCGATACCGCGTGCAAGACGTGTACATCAATCCTACTTGACCGCGCCTTTCTCAACGCTGCATTGCTTCTGGAATTGCCTGTTGGTTCTTAGTGGGCGCCATTCAGAGCAAAAGCAATTGCCAGCACAGTATGAGTCCTACCGCCCGGACATCATCATTGCTAATGGCCCCGCAGTAGCCGTCTGCATGATTATTGCAGCAAAGTGCATTCGATTCTACACCTTTTGTTCGCGGTGGGTAGCGAAGCGAGGTTCTGACGCACAAGTCCCCAGACTGCGAACAATCTACATTGAATCGTGGGCTCGGGTGGAAAGATTGAGTGTATCTGGCCGCATACTGCTCCCGATTGCCGATCAGTTTCTCGTTCAATGGGCTCCTCTGGCTGGCCTGCGAGCTTGGTGGGGAATGAAGCCCACCGTGTTTTGTGGCTGGGTCGTGCTTTGA